Proteins encoded together in one Cyanobium sp. AMD-g window:
- a CDS encoding carbohydrate porin, giving the protein MRPPGATLPWLMAAWVCGAAGSLRAQELPAPAPQAAVEALEATRFAPTTTVNLQINGVLGALRYDGSAVDRASNTAVGAPLLNGVSVNHELRLTIDTSFTGQDLFRIRLRSGDFAPSGFFSNPPTPLSRLDVAFQEPACGAGEPGCSSRLVSLNRAYLQLPIGPELRLSVGPRIMQLDMLPVWPSVYNASPILDLFQYAGSPGTYSKRLGGGFGLWWQPRGGLQGLSLGYAYVAGQAGGHQLGGGLFSGSSSQTSTVQLALSRPQWNITGAWSLSGPQVRLRGTPLASQLAAGGRDGSLGSWSLAGYWQPRRSGWLPSISAGWGQDAFRFSTPSEAGLAGVRSRSWYTGLVWSDVLGVGNSLGLAVGSPTHVVAIQTPSQSSLDDRGLAFELFYRIQLSDALSVTPALFWLSRPRGALSGSADLSQALVFPAASGEASLGVWAGLIRTTLRF; this is encoded by the coding sequence ATGAGGCCCCCCGGCGCCACCCTTCCCTGGCTGATGGCGGCCTGGGTCTGCGGTGCCGCCGGGTCCCTGCGGGCCCAGGAGCTGCCGGCGCCGGCACCCCAGGCTGCCGTCGAGGCGCTCGAGGCCACCCGCTTCGCGCCAACAACCACCGTCAACCTGCAGATCAACGGCGTCCTGGGGGCCCTCCGGTACGACGGCAGTGCGGTGGACCGTGCCAGCAACACCGCGGTGGGGGCGCCGCTGCTGAACGGCGTCAGCGTCAACCACGAACTGCGCCTCACGATTGACACCAGCTTCACGGGCCAGGACCTGTTCCGGATCCGCCTGCGCAGCGGCGACTTCGCCCCGTCGGGCTTCTTCTCCAACCCGCCCACGCCCCTGAGCCGCCTGGATGTGGCCTTCCAGGAACCGGCCTGCGGCGCAGGGGAGCCGGGGTGCTCCAGCCGGCTGGTGAGCCTCAACAGGGCCTACCTGCAGCTGCCGATCGGCCCCGAGCTCCGGCTCAGCGTCGGGCCCCGGATCATGCAGCTCGACATGCTCCCGGTCTGGCCGAGTGTCTACAACGCCTCCCCGATCCTCGATCTGTTCCAGTACGCCGGCTCACCGGGCACCTACAGCAAGCGGCTCGGGGGCGGCTTCGGACTCTGGTGGCAGCCCCGGGGCGGGCTGCAGGGGCTGAGCCTGGGCTACGCCTACGTGGCCGGCCAGGCCGGGGGCCACCAGCTGGGCGGTGGCCTCTTCTCCGGCTCCTCCTCCCAGACCAGCACGGTGCAGCTGGCCCTGAGCCGGCCCCAGTGGAACATCACCGGGGCCTGGAGCCTCAGCGGCCCCCAGGTGCGGCTGCGGGGCACTCCCCTGGCCAGCCAGCTGGCGGCCGGCGGCCGCGACGGCAGCCTGGGATCCTGGTCGCTGGCGGGCTACTGGCAGCCCCGCCGCTCCGGCTGGCTGCCTTCGATCAGCGCCGGCTGGGGCCAGGACGCCTTCCGTTTCAGCACCCCGTCGGAGGCCGGCCTGGCGGGGGTGCGCAGCCGCTCCTGGTACACCGGCCTGGTCTGGAGCGACGTCCTGGGGGTGGGCAACAGCCTGGGGCTGGCCGTCGGCTCCCCCACCCACGTGGTCGCGATCCAGACGCCCAGCCAGAGCAGTCTCGACGACCGGGGGCTGGCCTTCGAGCTCTTCTACCGGATCCAGCTCAGCGATGCACTCTCGGTGACGCCTGCCCTCTTCTGGCTGAGCCGGCCACGGGGCGCCCTCAGCGGCAGCGCCGACCTCTCCCAGGCCCTGGTGTTCCCCGCAGCTTCAGGGGAAGCCAGCCTCGGTGTGTGGGCCGGACTGATCCGCACGACCCTGCGCTTCTGA
- a CDS encoding FAD-dependent monooxygenase: MGAGPAGASLTLLLARRGLPVDLIDATGRGGRPFRGEGLMPSGLAALAAMGLQPLPPAVAQRPLAAWSFFLDGQLLFEAPEPMGSPVPCTLIDQDALLQELLAQASRLEGFRFHVGQAATDLLEQDGRITGVRLADGSVLEADLVVACDGRESLLRRKSGLELESAPSPLDVLWFRLEAPGSEALVRWLGGRFVTVVGAAGSYALFPSARGGVQLGWAIEPGGAAPAPTPASPGAWLQLWARDAPEPLARLLLALAEVAVQGPVRLPVRVGLCPCWQRPGLLLLGDAAHPMSPLRAQGINMALRDALVAARHLEPALLEAEPAAIDAAAAAIAAARLPEIRRIQQLQQEEARRADLLRRRHRLRSLLARTARWSGPLLERRWRATQSELRNGREAIATDL, encoded by the coding sequence GTGGGGGCCGGTCCCGCCGGCGCCAGCCTGACCCTGCTGCTGGCCCGCCGCGGCCTCCCGGTCGACCTGATTGACGCCACCGGCCGTGGCGGCCGTCCTTTCCGGGGCGAGGGGCTGATGCCCAGCGGCCTGGCGGCCCTGGCCGCCATGGGCCTGCAGCCGCTCCCGCCGGCGGTGGCCCAGCGGCCCCTGGCGGCCTGGAGCTTCTTCCTCGATGGCCAGCTCCTGTTCGAGGCGCCCGAGCCCATGGGCAGCCCCGTCCCCTGCACCCTGATCGACCAGGACGCGCTTCTGCAGGAGTTGCTGGCCCAGGCGAGCCGGCTGGAGGGCTTCCGGTTCCACGTCGGCCAGGCCGCCACCGACCTGCTGGAGCAGGACGGCCGCATCACCGGGGTGCGCCTGGCGGACGGCAGCGTCCTGGAGGCCGACCTGGTGGTGGCCTGCGATGGCCGGGAGTCGCTGCTGCGCCGCAAGTCAGGGCTGGAGCTGGAGAGCGCCCCCAGCCCCCTCGACGTGCTCTGGTTCCGGCTGGAGGCCCCCGGATCCGAGGCGCTGGTGCGTTGGCTGGGCGGCCGCTTCGTGACCGTGGTGGGCGCCGCCGGCAGCTATGCCCTGTTCCCCTCCGCCCGCGGCGGCGTGCAGCTCGGCTGGGCGATCGAGCCGGGTGGGGCCGCCCCCGCTCCCACCCCGGCCAGCCCCGGGGCCTGGCTGCAGCTCTGGGCCCGGGACGCCCCCGAGCCCCTGGCCCGGTTGCTGCTGGCCTTGGCAGAGGTGGCCGTGCAGGGGCCGGTGCGGCTGCCGGTGCGGGTGGGGCTGTGCCCGTGCTGGCAGCGGCCGGGCCTGCTGCTGCTCGGTGATGCCGCCCACCCGATGAGCCCGCTGCGGGCCCAGGGGATCAACATGGCCCTGCGTGATGCCCTGGTGGCCGCCAGGCACCTGGAACCCGCCCTGCTGGAGGCTGAACCTGCCGCCATCGACGCAGCCGCAGCGGCGATCGCCGCCGCCCGGCTGCCGGAGATCCGTCGCATCCAGCAGCTGCAGCAGGAGGAAGCCCGCCGGGCCGATCTGCTGCGGCGGCGGCATCGGCTGCGGAGCCTGCTGGCCCGCACCGCCCGCTGGAGTGGCCCCCTGCTGGAGCGGCGCTGGCGGGCCACGCAGTCGGAACTGCGCAATGGCCGTGAAGCGATCGCCACGGACCTCTGA
- the gltS gene encoding sodium/glutamate symporter: MQFESFATFNIAIVVLAIGRWLNRKVGFLREFNIPEPVTSGLLVCLLLALIHAVNGTEISFNLQTRDFLLLYFFAAIGLNADIKTLLSGGWPLLILVVTTVGYMILQNLTGIGMAALLGLNPLVGLLGGSVSLLGGHGTAIAWAPRFAESHGISNALEIGIACATFGLVLASLMGGPIARILIRRHRLKTPQAAAMAEPEVGTPDREQEAVTYFSLLGTLFWLNVSLGLGEVLHEVLKAAGSNLPLFVCCLFAAIILTNTVPRLLPIRCLAAPRSLAIVSDIALGIFLTMSLMSLQLWTIASLAGPILAILAAQFVVSFLFALFVVFKVMGRDYEAAVICAGFGGISLGATPTAMANMSAVAQTYGPAHRAFIIVPLVSGFFVDISNAVVIQRFLNWFG, encoded by the coding sequence ATGCAGTTTGAAAGCTTCGCGACCTTCAACATCGCCATCGTGGTGCTGGCGATCGGTCGTTGGCTGAACCGGAAGGTGGGTTTCCTGCGGGAGTTCAACATTCCAGAGCCGGTCACCAGCGGGCTGCTTGTTTGTCTGCTGCTGGCCCTGATCCATGCCGTGAACGGCACGGAGATCAGCTTCAATCTGCAGACGCGGGATTTTCTGCTGCTCTATTTCTTTGCAGCCATCGGCCTCAATGCCGACATCAAGACCCTGCTGTCGGGGGGGTGGCCCCTGCTGATCCTGGTGGTCACCACCGTGGGTTACATGATCCTGCAGAACCTCACCGGGATCGGCATGGCCGCGCTGCTGGGGCTGAATCCGCTGGTGGGTCTTCTGGGGGGGTCGGTGTCTCTGCTGGGGGGGCACGGCACGGCGATCGCCTGGGCACCCCGCTTTGCCGAGAGCCACGGCATCAGCAATGCCCTTGAGATAGGCATCGCCTGCGCCACCTTCGGTCTGGTGCTGGCCTCGCTGATGGGCGGGCCGATCGCCCGGATCCTGATCCGCCGCCACCGGCTCAAGACGCCGCAGGCTGCGGCCATGGCCGAGCCCGAGGTCGGCACCCCAGACAGGGAGCAGGAGGCGGTCACCTACTTCAGCCTGCTGGGCACCCTCTTCTGGCTCAACGTCAGCCTGGGCCTGGGGGAGGTGCTGCATGAGGTGCTGAAGGCCGCCGGCAGCAACCTGCCCCTGTTCGTCTGCTGCCTGTTCGCGGCGATCATCCTCACCAACACCGTGCCGCGGCTGCTGCCGATCCGCTGCCTGGCCGCCCCCCGCTCCCTGGCCATCGTCTCGGACATCGCCCTGGGCATCTTCCTGACGATGTCCCTGATGAGCCTGCAGCTCTGGACCATCGCCTCTCTGGCGGGTCCGATCCTGGCGATCCTGGCCGCCCAGTTCGTGGTGTCCTTCCTGTTCGCCCTGTTCGTGGTGTTCAAGGTGATGGGCCGCGACTACGAGGCCGCCGTGATCTGCGCCGGCTTCGGGGGCATCTCGCTGGGGGCCACCCCCACGGCGATGGCCAACATGTCGGCGGTGGCCCAGACCTACGGTCCCGCCCACCGGGCCTTCATCATCGTGCCGCTGGTGTCGGGCTTCTTTGTGGACATCAGCAACGCCGTAGTGATCCAGCGTTTCCTCAACTGGTTCGGCTGA
- a CDS encoding alpha-D-glucose phosphate-specific phosphoglucomutase: protein MAKTTELRQVALERPFDDQKPGTSGLRKSTRQFQTPHYLESFIEASLRVVPGVEGGTLVVGGDGRFGNIPAISVIARMAAAHGVSRLITTTGGILSTPAASHLIRSRGAVAGIILSASHNPGGLDGDFGVKINGANGGPAPESVTDAIHAATLSLEGYRILDAEPLNLEVPGTATIGAMAVEVIDGVDDYVALMQKLFDFDRIAALLRGDFQVAFDAMHAVTGPYASRLFEGLLGAPAGTVRNGVPLADFGGGHPDPNLTYAHELADLLLSGGAYDFGAACDGDGDRNMILGRNCFVNPSDSLAVLTANATLAPGYADGLAGVARSMPTSAAADVVAAELGIPCFETPTGWKFFGNLLDAGRITLCGEESFGTGSNHIREKDGLWAVLFWLQILAVRGCSVAEVMAGHWSRFGRHYYSRHDYEAVASDAAHGLYDRVSGMLTSLPGQAFAGRTIRAADDFGYTDPVDGSISKGQGLRVLLDDGSRVVLRLSGTGTKGATLRVYLESYVPPSGDLDLDPQLALKDLIVAIDALAEIRVRTGMERPTVIT, encoded by the coding sequence ATGGCGAAGACGACCGAGCTGCGTCAGGTGGCGCTGGAGCGACCCTTCGACGACCAGAAGCCCGGCACCTCCGGCCTGCGCAAGAGCACCCGCCAGTTCCAGACCCCCCACTACCTGGAGAGCTTCATCGAGGCCTCCCTGCGGGTGGTGCCCGGGGTTGAGGGGGGCACCCTGGTGGTCGGCGGCGACGGCCGCTTCGGCAACATCCCGGCCATCAGCGTCATCGCCCGCATGGCCGCGGCCCATGGCGTCAGCCGCCTGATCACCACCACCGGCGGCATCCTCTCCACGCCGGCCGCCTCCCATCTGATCCGCAGCCGCGGCGCCGTGGCGGGGATCATCCTCTCGGCCAGCCACAACCCCGGCGGCCTCGACGGCGACTTCGGCGTCAAGATCAACGGCGCCAACGGCGGGCCGGCCCCGGAATCGGTCACCGATGCCATCCATGCCGCCACCCTCAGCCTGGAGGGCTACCGCATCCTCGACGCCGAACCCCTGAACCTGGAGGTTCCCGGTACGGCGACCATCGGCGCCATGGCCGTGGAGGTGATCGACGGCGTCGACGACTACGTGGCGCTGATGCAGAAGCTGTTCGACTTCGACCGCATCGCCGCCCTGCTGCGGGGCGACTTCCAGGTGGCCTTCGACGCCATGCATGCGGTCACCGGCCCCTACGCCAGCCGCCTGTTCGAAGGGCTGCTGGGGGCCCCGGCCGGCACGGTGCGCAACGGCGTGCCCCTGGCGGACTTCGGCGGCGGCCACCCCGACCCCAACCTCACCTACGCCCACGAGCTGGCCGACCTGCTGCTGAGCGGCGGCGCCTACGACTTCGGCGCCGCCTGCGACGGCGACGGCGACCGCAACATGATCCTGGGCCGGAACTGCTTCGTGAATCCCAGCGACAGCCTGGCCGTGCTCACCGCCAACGCCACCCTGGCCCCCGGCTACGCGGACGGCCTGGCCGGCGTGGCCCGCTCGATGCCCACCAGCGCCGCCGCCGACGTGGTGGCCGCCGAACTGGGCATCCCCTGCTTCGAGACCCCCACGGGCTGGAAGTTCTTCGGCAACCTGCTCGATGCCGGCCGGATCACCCTCTGCGGCGAGGAGAGCTTCGGCACCGGCAGCAACCACATCCGCGAGAAGGACGGGCTCTGGGCGGTGCTGTTCTGGTTGCAGATCCTGGCGGTGCGCGGCTGTTCGGTGGCGGAGGTGATGGCGGGCCACTGGAGCCGCTTCGGCCGCCACTACTACTCCCGCCACGACTACGAGGCCGTGGCCAGCGACGCCGCCCACGGCCTCTACGACCGGGTCTCCGGGATGCTCACCAGCCTGCCCGGCCAGGCCTTCGCCGGCCGCACGATCCGCGCCGCTGACGATTTCGGCTACACCGACCCGGTGGACGGCTCGATCAGCAAGGGCCAGGGCCTGCGGGTGCTGCTCGACGACGGCAGCCGGGTGGTGCTGAGGCTTTCGGGCACGGGCACCAAGGGGGCCACCCTGCGGGTGTATCTGGAGAGCTACGTGCCCCCCAGCGGCGACCTCGACCTGGACCCCCAGCTGGCCCTGAAGGATCTGATCGTCGCCATCGACGCGCTGGCCGAGATCCGGGTGCGCACCGGCATGGAGCGGCCCACCGTGATCACCTGA